In Pieris brassicae chromosome 8, ilPieBrab1.1, whole genome shotgun sequence, the DNA window CTCGAAAGCGGCTAGAGACAAAAGTCTTAACGATTTCTTAccttttaatgaaaatttcgtttttattttgattgtgTTGCTATTTATTCTGGGATCGCTGTTTTCGTACTTTTCGGACAGCTCATTAACAGTTGTTTCTAGAAATTCTCTTTCCGATGGCATCAAATCGGGGACTTCTTTCGCTTTCTTGTCGGGCTTAGGCAAGATTTTTACTGTAAAAAGTTTAACGAAGATTTGTGTTTTTTAGTCTGTGccaatctttataaattttggtATACACAGTGGACGTTGGTAATATTTGGTTGTGATAGTACaaataccggcaaacatcttgaacaaatgtacTTGTCTGCGCAGAATCGagttttaggtatcactgggaggggggggggggggcgatgtcgatcgcgtgattggtaaataaggtgacgtttgtgtcccgcgctgtattcgatgcgcaaactttcccccactcccttgtttaatgctcgagaagtttgccggtatctgtactcaaattatagaaaaaaaagtaattccATTTAATTCCGATATAATACTTGGTCAATCCTGGTTTAACTTTGACAAAACCTGTAATGATTTGGAAGgcataaaaatatagcaaaatctcacatattttatatacaaactagctgacccggcaaacgttttgccatgtatattatatataggaaacatttttttagttaaataaaaataactatctactataataaaaaataggggttgaccgtagaggggtgacaattaagggttgtatgtatttttgtatattgtatcataaaaaaataaaaactaataaatctgtctaaaaaacaaaaaaaaaaaattttgaccccccttatcacttaggggtttgaaatatagatagtaacCGATTCTCAGACCTACTGTATATgcataaaacatttcataaaaatcgGTGGAACCGTTTCGGAgaagtatgggaacgaacattgtgacacgagaattttatattagtatatagagatttaaaaatgctccacatacatacaaaatcttgtattattttacgctGATCATTTCATTTATGACAAATCAGTAGATGCCAATGATGATTAAAGTATTACAGGAAACATGAGAAAATGTTATCTgagtagaaaaaaaatactccaAGCTTAACTTACTAGGACTCAACTTCGGGATATCTGGCTCCTTCTTTTCTTCTATAAAGGAAATACTTGGTTTAATTTCGTTATTTTCAAAagtttcttcaaatattatagtttCTGTGGTATtcctaaaaaatatacataaatatacgtCAAGCTGTAGTCAGGTGAAAGAGGTTATCacgagaaaattaataaatatttattcatccCGTGAAGTTtccatttttttgtataaaaaggtTTGCCAAGagctttaaaaacaaactaaaaaaaacatgccGTGTTAAAATccctaaaatctaaaaatatacaatcatTTCTTTGTGATAAACACctcattaaaaacattatttattgttcgAAGTATCTCACTAAATACCAATGcggaataattataataaaacatttgaagcattaagtttaatatatagtaCATTCGTATATGGTTGTGTTACACACATGATGGTAAGTTTTCGGCataacgttttactattggttACAGAAACCGTTACAGCGCGTTATATTCaaaaatctccaaaaattgcgtggcgtaatacttgaacgctccctatgtcagttatatgttttaattatagaaaccCGAActgctaaaaaaaaaaattacctcgAGTCTTTGTCTGTTAATTCATTATCTTTCATCTTCTGTTTTAAATCTTGAATtaattctgaaataaatattataagcaaaatatatgagaatagaatatttttccttttttcttTCATGACCGCAATCAACAGTGTCTCTTACGGTACATTCAAATATCATGAGAAAACCGTAATTTGCCAGACACGGAAGGCAATctgtacaataaaaaatatcaaaaggaATGTATGCAATCTGTTGCCAAGACCCATATAGCATTGTAGCTTTACtggatttaaatttaattttataattataaaaatacttacgatCGTTATTAGTGATGTTATGAAGACCCAATCCATCAATAAAGAAGATATTgtcattattttcaattaaagtcCAACCTCTTTGTTCTAGAAACTTGTATTGTTCATCAGATAGCATTacctataacaaaataaattgttgaCAATGACGTAGGTGTTGATACAATAGGCCCTCTAGATTAAGCCAtacaattagttttttaattgtttgataCTAAGGGTTGGTTTTTATATCATATCTGAAACCATTAGTACTATGGGTCCAACCATCCCGAGTGATCAGGTTTTATGACCAAAAGGAAGACTaacaagaaaaacaatttatacagACATTTGTAGAAGactaaataatgtttactttaatattaaatatatgaggGATATATCTTGTAAGGGTTTCTTTCTTCTGATGTGTTTCATGTCatgtaatcaaaataaaagaataaagcCATTACACCTTATTGTGTTCTTCAGGATTTAATAAgcacataaatataattacctCTGTGAAGTTATTGGGTGTGGTATCCATTTCCATATTCATTTCGGTATTAGAAGGCTCTTTCTTTATAAACTGTTCAACAACATTCTCTGGTATTTCATCAACTGCTTGTTGTATCTTTAATAgaaagaattaaatataatattttttattagactaaatatataaaaagttaattggttacaaataataaataatctaagaTAAACAATCTAAGATGTCTgctttttaaaagaatttaaactTTCCtagatgtatgtatatgtcacACATATCTTTTTgataatcttatttaaacatacaaaaatatattaagccCCTTATAATTtccttaacattatttttctacaGCTAAAATCTCTTTAGGTATACTGGaggaaatatgaaaataatacttgtaTATTAGAAGAACCGGATTCATGGAGCATaagattattttcataaatattgtcTTCATTATGAAGTTCATTACTAAGTACAAATTGTTCTGAAACAGAAATATTatcttcatttaataatacttCTACAACTAAAAACAGTTAAAATTACTACAAATATGCTAATATTTTTACCTGATACTGCAACAATTTCTTGTGAACCTTCAACATCAATATAAAACTGCTCTGGAGAGACATCATAAACTGGTTGTACTTCTTCCAATAGCTCCACATTCTGAACTTGGCTAAGATCAACATTTCTATCAACTGAAAATAATAGAGGAAAACtaagatattataaaagatgACTATAATATTCTTCTATGTCAATCGCCACATCATAAACCAATTACTACACTTTTGTAGAACTTACAATATTCAAgcctttttatttgtattgactCACTTTGGATTTAAGTACATTAATGATGAAAGTTACAGGCAAAATCTGTTTTATACTCACAAGAAAGATATGTTCCATGATCTTGAACTACAAATAATCTCTTTGGAATGGATTCTACATTATTTGGTTGAAGATATTCAAATGTCTCATATTCATTTGTATCCATTTTGAGCTAATTTATTTCACACTTGTCTAATGAGAATACTTTATATCATCAAAGGAGTGAGTgagataatattaatgtaaatttaagattatttttgtacACATCAGAAATGTCGATTaatcaattaacatttattcaaaatatacaaaatataaggtcatttaatttattcgtcATTTAAGTTTGCCCGGTCCAAGTTTGTAAATAGTCAATCAAGACTCAAGCCTATTGTCatccaaaatttaaaatatcgttaGTATTGGCAATTTTGAATTGTCAAACGTTTGCTGATTTCTGTCAACTTTGAAtgagagaaaaataaaaattacaaaagcaACTTTTCACAGATTTGTCTAATCAAAATAAGTTAcctatctttttttaaaaactcaattattttaaatatatcaattaaattttatcgaCCGAAATGAAGAAGTAGGAtagtaacataattatttatatgtaacttttCCAGCAAATACAGAAACAGAAAAATGAAGATTATgaccattttatataaagctaGCTTAAACATCCTCAAGCCGAAGCAATTTTCTTACCATGTTCCTATATGGAATCAGCAGCATCGAAATCTAATGTCCAGACAGCTGGTTTACAATGAATTTGGGGACCCCTTACATGTTGTAAAATATCGGGAATGCGAAGTACCGCCTCTTGGAAAGCAAGACGTGTTGGTCAGAATGTTGGCTGCACCAGTGAATCCTGCTGATATAAATACGATACAAGGTAATTTTAAACCTAAGACTAATGCTTTtcagaattatttaaagaatgaaAATGGTGCATATTTTTCTATACTGCTTCTTAACATTTGAAGAAAACTTAAGGTATAGCTAAgattttttgtgtgtttattTTGCATTTACTTGATTGTTTACTCAGTAtattgttgtataatttttcaggAAAATATCCAGTTAAAGTAAGTCTTCCATCAATCCCTGGAAATGAAGGTGTAGGCCTAGTGGAACAGGTTGGGTCAGAAGTTAAGGATTTAAACAAAGGTAACAAAGTTATCTTGACAACTTCACTACAAGGGACTTGGCGAGATGTTGGAGTGTTCCCAAGATCTTCACTTACAGTCGTACCAGATACTTTAGGAGATGTAGAAGCTGCTACATTAACAGTTAATCCATGTACTGCATTTAGAATGCTATGTGATTTTGTGTGTCTGAAAAAAGATGATGTTGTGATCCAAAATGGAGGAAACAGTGCATGTGGACAAAAtgtaattcaaatttgtaaatCCTGGGGGGTGAAAACTGTAAATATAGTCAGGAATAGACCAGAAATCAATGATTTGAAAGCATACTTAACAAGTTTAGGAGCAACTTATGTTTTTACGGAAGAAGAACTACGTagtattcaaatttttaaaggaGAAGTTAAGAAGCCTTTGTTAGCATTAAACTGTGTTGGTGGAAAAAGTGGAGCTCAATTATTAAGGTATATGGATCATGGAGGCACTATGGTAACCTATGGTGGTATGTCTAGAGAACCAGTGATTGCCCCTACATCTGCattcatatttaaagataTGTCATGTAGAGGCTTTTGGATGACCGCATGGAATAAAAAAGCTTCCTCAGAAGCCCGAGAGCAGATGCTGGgagaaattataaaactaatgttGTCTAAAGAATTGAAAGCTCCTATACATAAATTGACAAAATTTAAGGATTATCCAGAAGTGTTAAAAAATTCACTTGCTCCACAGGGATTTGCTGGT includes these proteins:
- the LOC123712863 gene encoding enoyl-[acyl-carrier-protein] reductase, mitochondrial isoform X1, which translates into the protein MKIMTILYKASLNILKPKQFSYHVPIWNQQHRNLMSRQLVYNEFGDPLHVVKYRECEVPPLGKQDVLVRMLAAPVNPADINTIQGKYPVKVSLPSIPGNEGVGLVEQVGSEVKDLNKGNKVILTTSLQGTWRDVGVFPRSSLTVVPDTLGDVEAATLTVNPCTAFRMLCDFVCLKKDDVVIQNGGNSACGQNVIQICKSWGVKTVNIVRNRPEINDLKAYLTSLGATYVFTEEELRSIQIFKGEVKKPLLALNCVGGKSGAQLLRYMDHGGTMVTYGGMSREPVIAPTSAFIFKDMSCRGFWMTAWNKKASSEAREQMLGEIIKLMLSKELKAPIHKLTKFKDYPEVLKNSLAPQGFAGCKYLLDFTE